Proteins from a single region of Flavobacterium sp. K5-23:
- the ppsA gene encoding phosphoenolpyruvate synthase: MKNSKYILFFEKISITDIEKVGGKNASLGEMYNELNHISINVPNGFALTADAYRLFRKENNLEAVLKELLDSLETENYSNLSDIGTKARKTILNSNFSDDIKKEIKTAYKNLCTQSGIDNLSVAVRSSATAEDLPSASFAGRMESFLNISGINQLEDAILRCYASLFTDRAIKYRHDMGFVKMDIAISVGIQQMVRSDKAASGVAFTIDPDTGFENTIIINSSWGLGENIVQGNITPDEWTVFKPTLQNKNFNPIIRKQCGRKEFTMIYSEKSEDTSAKHTIINFPTSAEKQKQFSLTDKEVIQLSQWCYGIEKHYNKPMDIEWAKDGLNNQLYIVQARPETVHAKEKKQILEIYSLLQKGPLITQGIALGDKITTGKARILNNPQEGNQLLEGEILVTDLTNPDWDPVLKKAAAIITNKGGRTSHAAIVARELGTVAVVGCGDATQLIKNGQQITVSCAEGKTGYIYDGQLKWDITEQDFSQLAMPETAPMFILADPERAFELSNFPNQGVGLMRMEFAISNSIKIHPLALCEPEKITDDKIIAEIRVLTEEYSDGKKYFVDKLAEAVSIVAAAFYPKEVIVRMSDFKSNEYANLIGGKYFEPDEENPMLGFRGASRYYSDFYRKGFALECEAMKKVRNEMGLQNVKLMIPFCRTIEEGEKVISEMAKNGLIQRENDLEIYVMIELPSNVLLADEFANLFDGFSIGSNDLTQLTLGLDRDSALISYLFSEENQAVKILIRNTIQAAKRNNIKVGLCGQAPSDIPEFAQFLVNEGINSISFNPDALIKGIENILEAEKKFK; this comes from the coding sequence ATGAAAAATTCAAAATACATTCTGTTTTTCGAAAAAATTAGTATTACCGACATTGAAAAAGTGGGCGGTAAAAATGCTTCTTTGGGCGAAATGTATAATGAATTGAATCATATAAGTATAAACGTTCCCAATGGCTTTGCTTTGACCGCCGATGCCTATCGTTTATTTCGAAAAGAAAATAATCTGGAAGCTGTTTTAAAGGAATTATTAGATTCACTGGAAACTGAAAACTATTCAAATCTATCAGACATTGGAACAAAAGCCCGAAAAACAATCTTAAATTCGAATTTCTCCGACGATATAAAAAAAGAAATTAAAACCGCTTATAAAAACCTTTGCACACAAAGCGGAATAGACAACCTTAGTGTAGCTGTTCGTAGCAGTGCCACTGCCGAGGATTTACCCTCCGCCAGTTTTGCCGGAAGAATGGAATCCTTTTTAAATATTAGCGGGATTAATCAATTAGAAGATGCCATTTTGCGTTGTTACGCCTCATTATTTACGGATCGCGCTATCAAGTACCGACACGATATGGGTTTTGTAAAAATGGACATTGCCATTTCTGTAGGGATACAACAAATGGTTCGAAGTGATAAAGCAGCATCGGGTGTGGCTTTTACAATCGATCCAGACACGGGTTTTGAAAACACAATCATCATCAACAGCAGTTGGGGATTAGGAGAAAATATTGTTCAAGGAAATATTACTCCTGATGAATGGACGGTTTTCAAACCCACTTTACAAAATAAAAACTTCAATCCTATCATAAGAAAACAGTGTGGCAGGAAAGAATTCACAATGATCTACTCGGAAAAATCGGAGGATACCTCAGCAAAACATACCATTATTAATTTCCCAACTTCGGCTGAAAAACAAAAACAATTTTCACTAACCGACAAAGAAGTTATTCAGCTTTCACAGTGGTGTTATGGTATTGAAAAACACTATAACAAACCTATGGACATCGAATGGGCAAAAGATGGTTTAAACAACCAACTCTACATCGTTCAAGCTCGTCCAGAAACAGTTCACGCGAAAGAAAAAAAACAGATTCTGGAAATTTACAGTCTGCTCCAAAAAGGACCATTAATCACTCAGGGAATTGCACTTGGCGATAAAATCACAACTGGAAAAGCCCGTATACTTAACAACCCTCAAGAAGGAAACCAGCTACTTGAAGGGGAAATCCTGGTTACTGACTTGACGAATCCGGATTGGGATCCTGTACTAAAAAAAGCCGCAGCCATTATTACAAACAAAGGGGGACGTACGAGTCATGCTGCAATTGTAGCCAGAGAATTAGGTACTGTTGCCGTGGTAGGGTGTGGAGATGCAACTCAACTCATTAAAAACGGACAACAAATCACCGTTTCCTGCGCCGAAGGAAAAACTGGATATATATATGATGGCCAACTTAAATGGGACATAACAGAACAAGATTTTAGCCAATTAGCTATGCCGGAAACGGCACCTATGTTTATTCTTGCTGATCCTGAAAGAGCTTTCGAACTGAGCAATTTCCCCAATCAAGGAGTGGGATTAATGCGAATGGAATTTGCCATTTCGAATAGTATCAAAATCCATCCGCTCGCTTTATGCGAACCCGAAAAAATAACCGATGACAAAATCATTGCCGAAATACGTGTGCTGACTGAAGAGTATTCAGACGGGAAAAAATATTTTGTTGACAAACTCGCCGAGGCAGTGTCCATAGTGGCAGCGGCATTCTACCCTAAAGAGGTTATTGTGAGAATGAGTGATTTTAAAAGCAATGAATACGCAAACCTCATCGGGGGAAAATATTTCGAACCAGATGAAGAAAATCCGATGCTAGGTTTTCGGGGAGCTTCTCGTTATTATAGTGATTTTTATCGAAAAGGCTTTGCTTTAGAATGTGAAGCAATGAAGAAAGTACGAAATGAAATGGGGTTACAAAACGTAAAATTGATGATTCCTTTTTGTAGAACGATCGAAGAAGGAGAAAAAGTAATTTCCGAAATGGCAAAAAACGGTTTAATTCAAAGGGAAAACGATTTAGAAATATACGTGATGATAGAACTCCCAAGTAACGTATTACTTGCTGATGAATTCGCAAATTTATTTGACGGATTTTCAATTGGTTCTAATGATTTGACACAGCTCACTCTTGGACTAGACAGAGACTCAGCATTAATAAGTTATCTCTTTAGCGAGGAAAACCAAGCAGTTAAAATATTAATCCGTAATACCATTCAAGCAGCAAAACGCAATAATATTAAAGTGGGATTATGCGGCCAGGCGCCAAGTGATATTCCTGAATTTGCACAGTTTTTAGTGAATGAAGGAATTAACAGCATTTCGTTTAATCCCGATGCATTGATTAAAGGGATTGAAAATATTTTGGAGGCGGAAAAAAAATTCAAATAA
- a CDS encoding PAS domain S-box protein — MNKPPVPLNEFDRLKALDSFSIMDSLPEKEYDSITQLASYICETPIALVSLLDENRQWFKSSVGLGAKETSRDISFCQYTIMGDEIFEVNNALENEIFVKNPLVTGNPNIRFYAGAPLNDSNGFNLGSLCVIDTESRTLSEEQKKALKILADQVVSLLQLRKKNTALINTQKEFQSFIELSKDLVCIANVDGLFLKVNPAFETVLGYDKKELEGNPFIGFVHNDDLEKTYKEVEKLSKGHKTISFENRYRCKNGKYVQLSWNTSPDPETGNLYCIARDITFEKQQQNELLDITTDLTAILNSTDFSIIATDLDGTIKQFNKGAEVLLGYKADELIGKTSPAILHKIDEVVKRSEELTIELGEKVEPGFDVFVIKARKSYVSETYEWTYVRKDGSTFPVLLSVTAIKNQLGEITGYLGIAKDISKEKEFELNLINSKKLIEESQRIAKIGSWKFDLITKNLIWSDGHYRIFELEQTPTEKLNEAYRSRIHPDDLIALDELSDKVMQTGDDFKIKYRVVFPDKRIKHIIEIGQPFRNEFNEVIGIQGTVQDITLITLAEQKIEANIREIEHIKAALDESAIVAVTNQKGIITYVNDKFCDISKYSSEELIGNDHRIVNSGYHSKAFIKNIWVTISNGEIWKGEIKNKAKDGSFYWVNTTIVPFIDENGKPYQYIAIRNNITEQKEAQKNLKVALLNLEKNNKELDQFAYVVSHDLKAPLRAINNLAEWIVEDMPEMPEEVKYNLGLLRGRILRMENLINGVLDYSRIGRTKIKKESTDLKVMLDQIVETIVPNKEFEVSIDENMPTIMGPKILLNQVFSNIISNSVKYNDKPIGIISCKYKELPDFHQFTLTDNGPGIPNEYHKKVFQVFQTIEARDVKESTGIGLSIVKKIIEEQGGEIFIESEENINTSFIFTLPK, encoded by the coding sequence ATGAATAAACCTCCAGTACCATTAAACGAATTTGATAGACTAAAGGCGTTGGATAGTTTTTCTATTATGGATAGTTTACCTGAAAAGGAGTATGATTCTATTACACAATTAGCATCTTATATTTGTGAAACACCTATTGCTCTGGTAAGCTTATTGGATGAAAATAGACAATGGTTTAAATCCAGTGTTGGTCTTGGAGCTAAAGAAACGTCAAGGGATATTTCGTTTTGCCAATATACCATTATGGGGGATGAAATTTTTGAAGTTAATAATGCTTTAGAAAATGAAATATTCGTTAAAAATCCATTAGTAACTGGAAATCCAAATATCCGGTTTTATGCGGGGGCCCCATTAAATGATTCAAATGGTTTTAATTTAGGGTCATTATGTGTAATCGATACAGAGTCTAGAACTTTATCTGAGGAACAAAAAAAGGCACTAAAAATATTAGCTGATCAAGTAGTTTCTTTATTGCAATTAAGAAAAAAAAACACAGCATTAATTAATACCCAAAAAGAGTTTCAAAGCTTCATTGAACTTTCAAAAGATTTAGTTTGTATAGCAAATGTTGACGGGTTATTTCTCAAAGTGAATCCTGCTTTTGAGACAGTATTAGGCTATGATAAAAAGGAGTTAGAAGGAAATCCATTTATAGGTTTTGTTCATAACGATGATTTAGAGAAAACGTATAAAGAGGTTGAAAAACTATCTAAAGGACATAAAACAATAAGTTTTGAAAATAGATACCGCTGTAAAAACGGAAAATATGTTCAATTAAGTTGGAATACTTCTCCAGACCCTGAAACTGGAAATTTGTATTGTATCGCTAGAGACATTACATTCGAAAAACAACAACAAAACGAACTTTTAGACATTACTACTGATTTAACGGCAATATTAAATTCTACTGATTTTTCAATTATTGCAACAGATTTGGATGGAACAATTAAACAATTCAATAAAGGAGCTGAAGTCTTGCTGGGCTATAAAGCGGATGAATTAATAGGAAAGACATCTCCTGCAATTCTTCATAAAATAGATGAGGTTGTCAAACGATCAGAGGAATTGACAATAGAACTTGGTGAAAAAGTAGAACCTGGATTTGATGTTTTTGTTATTAAAGCAAGGAAATCTTATGTGTCAGAGACTTATGAGTGGACCTATGTGAGAAAGGACGGTAGTACTTTTCCAGTATTATTATCAGTTACTGCGATTAAAAATCAATTAGGGGAGATTACCGGATATTTAGGGATAGCTAAGGATATATCTAAAGAAAAAGAATTTGAACTTAATTTAATTAATAGTAAAAAATTAATTGAAGAGTCTCAAAGAATTGCTAAAATAGGGAGTTGGAAATTTGACTTAATTACTAAAAACTTAATTTGGTCAGATGGACATTATCGTATTTTTGAATTGGAGCAAACGCCAACTGAAAAACTTAATGAAGCTTATAGAAGTAGGATTCATCCAGATGATTTAATTGCTTTAGACGAATTAAGTGATAAGGTGATGCAAACGGGAGATGATTTTAAAATCAAATACAGAGTTGTTTTTCCTGATAAAAGAATAAAACACATCATCGAGATAGGGCAGCCTTTTAGAAATGAATTTAATGAAGTCATTGGAATTCAAGGTACAGTTCAAGATATTACTTTAATCACACTTGCTGAGCAAAAAATTGAAGCAAATATTAGAGAAATTGAACATATTAAAGCAGCTTTAGATGAATCAGCAATTGTGGCCGTTACAAATCAAAAAGGGATTATAACCTATGTAAATGACAAGTTTTGTGATATTTCAAAATACAGTAGTGAAGAACTTATAGGTAATGACCATCGTATTGTAAATTCAGGATATCATTCTAAAGCGTTTATTAAAAATATTTGGGTAACGATTTCAAATGGGGAAATATGGAAAGGAGAAATAAAAAATAAGGCAAAAGACGGTTCTTTTTATTGGGTAAATACTACTATAGTTCCCTTTATAGATGAAAACGGAAAACCATACCAGTATATTGCTATTCGTAATAATATCACTGAACAAAAAGAAGCACAGAAGAATTTAAAAGTAGCCTTGTTAAATCTCGAAAAGAATAACAAAGAACTTGATCAATTTGCATATGTTGTTTCGCATGATCTTAAAGCACCTTTAAGAGCAATTAATAATCTAGCGGAATGGATTGTTGAAGATATGCCTGAAATGCCTGAAGAAGTAAAGTATAATTTAGGCTTATTGCGTGGTAGAATTTTAAGAATGGAGAATTTAATTAACGGTGTGTTAGATTATTCAAGAATAGGAAGAACCAAAATAAAAAAAGAGTCTACTGATTTAAAAGTAATGTTAGACCAAATAGTTGAAACTATTGTGCCTAATAAGGAATTTGAGGTTTCTATAGATGAAAATATGCCAACTATTATGGGACCTAAAATTTTACTAAATCAAGTTTTTAGTAACATAATAAGTAATTCCGTGAAGTATAATGACAAACCTATTGGAATAATAAGCTGTAAGTATAAAGAATTACCTGATTTTCATCAATTTACTTTGACTGATAACGGACCTGGAATTCCTAATGAATATCATAAAAAAGTATTTCAGGTATTTCAAACAATTGAAGCTCGTGACGTAAAAGAAAGTACAGGAATAGGATTATCCATAGTAAAGAAAATAATTGAGGAACAAGGAGGAGAGATCTTCATAGAATCCGAAGAAAATATAAACACAAGTTTTATTTTTACTTTGCCTAAATAA
- a CDS encoding ATP-binding protein produces the protein MEEPDTKCQAKLESLKKEFEDFIYIISHDMKTPMRAISNISNWIEEDLGATINPSIKENFNLLKNRVQRLENMMNAMLELSRVERYDMDFIEVNIPKLIDEIIFITKDKLNTEFHISLHLKNENFITYIKKLEKVLLSVIDNSVRFNNNIKKNVYIEVVETDINYEFEIKDDGLGVEEAVKDKIFDIFYTVHSKDVLDTTGSGLAISDKILKFVGGNIEYKKNPSGGSIFKMIWPKNIEIKK, from the coding sequence ATGGAAGAACCGGATACAAAATGTCAAGCCAAGTTAGAATCACTAAAAAAGGAGTTTGAGGATTTTATTTATATTATTTCGCATGATATGAAAACGCCTATGAGAGCAATCTCAAATATTTCCAACTGGATAGAAGAGGATTTAGGCGCAACGATTAATCCATCGATTAAAGAGAATTTTAATTTATTAAAAAACAGGGTGCAACGTCTTGAAAATATGATGAATGCAATGCTTGAACTTTCCAGAGTTGAAAGATATGATATGGATTTTATTGAAGTAAATATTCCTAAATTAATTGATGAAATTATTTTTATAACTAAAGATAAATTAAATACTGAATTCCATATTTCTTTACATTTGAAAAATGAAAATTTCATCACCTATATAAAGAAATTAGAAAAAGTGCTATTAAGTGTAATCGATAACTCAGTTCGATTTAACAATAATATAAAAAAGAATGTTTATATTGAGGTCGTTGAAACTGATATTAACTATGAATTTGAAATCAAAGATGATGGATTAGGGGTAGAAGAAGCGGTAAAAGATAAAATTTTTGATATTTTTTATACCGTACATTCAAAAGATGTGTTAGACACAACAGGATCGGGATTAGCGATTTCTGATAAAATATTAAAATTCGTTGGAGGAAATATTGAATACAAAAAAAATCCATCAGGTGGCTCCATTTTTAAAATGATATGGCCAAAAAACATTGAAATAAAAAAATAA
- a CDS encoding response regulator, producing the protein MTQKLVNILLVEDDEVDVMNVKRAFAKNNIKNELFVAGNGVEALEMLNSSIVPLPKIIILDINMPKMNGIEFLKIMREDDRFKNISVFVMTTSNEDSDKINAYNLNVAGYILKPLSFEKFLSSVATLKNFWQLCEL; encoded by the coding sequence ATGACACAGAAATTGGTAAATATTTTATTAGTCGAAGATGATGAAGTCGATGTAATGAATGTGAAAAGGGCTTTTGCTAAAAACAATATAAAAAACGAACTTTTTGTTGCAGGAAATGGAGTTGAAGCACTTGAGATGTTGAATTCTTCTATTGTGCCATTGCCTAAAATAATTATTTTGGATATTAATATGCCCAAAATGAACGGTATCGAATTCCTTAAAATTATGAGAGAAGATGATAGATTTAAAAACATCTCTGTTTTTGTAATGACAACATCAAACGAAGATAGTGACAAAATAAATGCTTATAATTTGAATGTAGCTGGATACATATTAAAACCTTTGTCCTTTGAAAAATTTCTTTCTTCTGTTGCCACTTTGAAGAACTTTTGGCAATTATGCGAACTGTAA
- a CDS encoding response regulator: MLSTNVLLVDNCKTDIDKIKKAFSENCIHFNLNISENVSEAWLLLQGKSKLSPTPKIMLIDINEQGIDGLDLIRKIRKNPFLKSILIYVITSTDNDINKIAAFDLNVAGYLHKPDDEEKWDAFFSILNDYWSIIKYSN, translated from the coding sequence ATGTTAAGTACTAATGTGTTACTTGTTGATAACTGTAAAACAGATATTGATAAAATTAAAAAAGCTTTTTCAGAAAACTGTATTCATTTTAATTTGAATATTTCCGAAAATGTAAGTGAGGCTTGGTTGCTTCTCCAAGGTAAAAGTAAATTATCCCCAACACCAAAAATTATGTTAATCGATATTAACGAACAAGGTATTGATGGATTGGATTTAATTCGAAAAATAAGGAAAAACCCTTTTCTTAAATCAATTTTAATATATGTCATTACAAGTACTGATAACGATATTAATAAAATAGCTGCATTTGATTTAAATGTAGCGGGATATCTACACAAACCAGATGATGAAGAAAAATGGGATGCCTTTTTTTCAATACTTAATGATTATTGGAGTATTATTAAATATTCAAATTAA
- a CDS encoding hybrid sensor histidine kinase/response regulator encodes MTKALKILIIDDDNVDSITIIRSISQSGIIAKVESVFSGKEGLEKAESFQYDLIFLDYMMPDYDGISFLKKLRELGNETPVIFVTSQGDEKIASQAILEGASDYIPKTLLTPDGVSQSIRNTIKLHESYKLRKNAELELNINVKRLAEAQQLAKIGSWEINLFNNNVYFSQELFEIFELDKKSIPSIELLKSSMTSTDDRKQFDNKLEEVKSTIKNVILSHNIKAHKGTHKHITEYIKCLFDENGKPLKVLGTVQDISEQKQNEEELVKAKNIAEESVRVKEQFLTNMSHEIRTPMNGIIGFTKILEDTKLDNDQRQSVEAIKTAGNNLMIIINDILDFSKIEANKMTFEAVDFSLSKLVNSVIELLSPVSNDKKIKLISHINPQIEDVIIGDPTRLSQILINLVGNAIKFTDKGYVELIVDSENAPDIETSIRFTVVDTGIGIEQKKIDLIFESFNQASNETSRKFGGTGLGLTITRRLIELQGGTITVKSEISKGSEFSFAIQYKKGQKNIIESSNNDNKPLSSEFLKDIKILLVEDNMLNQLLAVKVFQKWNKEIDIADNGLIAIDKINSNNYDIILMDVQMPEMDGNELTSYIRSNMGMKANVPIIALTAHATVGEEMRCLNNGMNDYLSKPFDFKVLLEKLRKSLSNSGKIKEAKNKLGESTKIIDFKYLNEFADGDIDFIQNMVALFIQNTPKTLDKIIESNIKDDLNELKNEVHKLKSSVSLLGIEKAMNYIEVIENELVENPLSDKRKKAVDNLKIICNKAIEFLKTEKDLILK; translated from the coding sequence ATGACTAAAGCTTTGAAAATATTAATTATAGATGATGATAATGTAGATTCAATTACGATTATTCGTTCCATATCTCAATCTGGAATAATTGCAAAAGTTGAAAGTGTTTTCTCGGGAAAAGAAGGTCTGGAAAAAGCAGAGTCATTTCAATACGATTTGATATTTTTGGATTATATGATGCCTGATTATGATGGGATTAGTTTTTTAAAAAAATTAAGGGAATTAGGCAATGAAACCCCAGTTATATTTGTCACGTCTCAAGGTGATGAAAAGATTGCAAGTCAAGCTATACTTGAGGGCGCCTCAGATTATATTCCTAAAACATTACTTACTCCTGATGGGGTTTCCCAGAGCATAAGAAATACTATTAAACTTCACGAAAGCTATAAACTGCGTAAAAATGCTGAATTAGAACTAAATATTAATGTCAAAAGATTAGCTGAAGCCCAACAACTTGCTAAAATCGGGAGTTGGGAAATTAATTTATTTAATAATAATGTTTATTTCTCACAGGAACTATTCGAAATCTTTGAATTAGATAAAAAAAGCATTCCCTCAATCGAGCTGTTAAAATCTAGTATGACATCTACAGATGACAGAAAGCAGTTTGATAATAAACTTGAAGAAGTAAAGAGCACAATAAAAAATGTAATTCTTAGTCATAATATTAAAGCACATAAAGGAACTCATAAACACATTACTGAATATATTAAATGTCTGTTTGATGAAAACGGAAAACCATTAAAAGTTTTAGGTACGGTTCAAGACATAAGCGAACAAAAACAGAATGAAGAAGAACTAGTTAAAGCTAAAAACATCGCTGAAGAATCAGTAAGGGTAAAAGAGCAATTTCTAACTAATATGAGTCATGAAATTCGGACTCCAATGAATGGAATCATTGGATTTACAAAAATTCTTGAAGATACTAAACTTGATAATGATCAAAGACAAAGTGTAGAAGCCATAAAAACTGCGGGTAATAATTTAATGATTATCATTAATGATATTCTTGATTTTTCTAAAATTGAAGCTAATAAAATGACATTTGAAGCTGTTGACTTCTCTTTGTCTAAATTAGTAAACTCAGTAATAGAATTGTTGTCCCCTGTCTCGAATGATAAAAAAATAAAATTAATTAGCCATATAAATCCTCAAATAGAGGATGTAATAATAGGCGACCCTACAAGATTATCTCAAATTTTAATAAATCTAGTCGGTAATGCCATAAAATTCACTGATAAAGGATATGTAGAGCTTATAGTCGACTCTGAAAATGCTCCAGATATAGAAACTAGTATTCGTTTTACAGTAGTAGATACAGGAATAGGAATCGAGCAGAAAAAGATAGATTTAATATTTGAAAGCTTTAATCAGGCTTCAAACGAAACTTCAAGAAAATTTGGAGGAACGGGATTAGGGCTTACCATTACCCGTAGATTAATTGAATTGCAAGGAGGAACGATTACAGTAAAAAGCGAAATTTCAAAAGGGAGTGAATTTTCATTTGCAATTCAATATAAAAAGGGACAAAAAAACATAATTGAATCTTCAAATAATGATAATAAACCACTGTCTTCCGAGTTTTTAAAAGACATAAAAATTTTATTAGTGGAAGATAATATGTTAAACCAATTATTAGCTGTAAAAGTATTCCAAAAATGGAATAAAGAAATTGATATTGCTGATAATGGATTAATCGCTATTGACAAAATCAACAGCAATAATTATGATATTATTTTGATGGATGTTCAAATGCCGGAAATGGACGGGAATGAATTAACTAGTTACATTCGTTCTAATATGGGTATGAAAGCTAATGTACCTATCATAGCTTTAACTGCTCATGCGACTGTAGGCGAGGAAATGAGATGTCTAAATAACGGGATGAATGATTATTTATCTAAACCTTTTGATTTTAAAGTATTATTAGAAAAATTAAGGAAAAGTTTATCAAATTCCGGTAAAATAAAAGAGGCTAAAAATAAACTAGGTGAATCTACTAAAATAATAGATTTTAAATATTTAAATGAATTTGCCGATGGAGATATTGATTTTATTCAAAATATGGTTGCCTTGTTTATTCAAAACACTCCTAAGACTTTAGATAAAATAATTGAATCTAATATTAAAGATGATTTAAATGAATTAAAAAATGAAGTTCATAAATTAAAATCCTCCGTTAGTTTATTAGGAATAGAAAAGGCAATGAATTATATTGAAGTAATTGAAAATGAATTAGTAGAAAATCCATTGAGTGATAAAAGAAAAAAAGCAGTTGATAATTTAAAAATTATTTGCAATAAAGCTATCGAATTTTTAAAAACGGAGAAGGATTTAATTCTAAAATAG
- a CDS encoding response regulator transcription factor: MKIVIAEDEEMLLKAMEFKLLKEGFEVIACSNGEEAMEQIVSQNPDIIITDIMMPIVNGLEIVKKVKMELKLTIPIIILSSVGFENTVEEAFALGVDDFITKPFNPSELIIRVKRQLLRVKKQ, from the coding sequence ATGAAAATAGTAATAGCCGAAGACGAGGAAATGTTGCTAAAGGCAATGGAATTTAAACTGTTAAAAGAAGGTTTTGAAGTAATAGCCTGTTCTAATGGGGAAGAAGCTATGGAACAAATTGTATCCCAAAACCCGGATATCATTATTACAGATATTATGATGCCTATTGTTAACGGTTTAGAAATTGTTAAGAAAGTAAAAATGGAATTAAAACTTACTATTCCTATAATTATTCTTTCATCAGTAGGATTTGAAAACACCGTAGAGGAGGCTTTTGCCTTAGGTGTGGATGATTTTATTACAAAACCATTTAACCCTTCTGAATTGATAATTAGAGTTAAACGTCAATTATTAAGAGTAAAAAAACAATAA
- a CDS encoding FAD-binding oxidoreductase, with protein sequence MNSYNVRVLQAQYITHDVKRFVVEKPDGYDFIPGQATKISINLPEWKEESRPFTFTSLREENYLEFMIKIYNEHQGVTNELGKVNAGAELILQDVWGAIQYKGPGVFIAGGAGITPFISIFRDLHKKNQLKGNRLIYSNKTSEDVIMEAELQEMLKDDFVKLYTRENVMGFIGKRIDRKYLIENISDFSQHFYICGPPEFVKSISALLLDFGAKVDAIVFEK encoded by the coding sequence ATGAACAGTTATAACGTTAGAGTGTTACAAGCCCAATACATTACCCACGATGTAAAACGTTTTGTAGTTGAAAAGCCCGATGGATATGACTTTATTCCTGGTCAGGCAACTAAAATTTCCATTAATCTACCCGAATGGAAAGAGGAATCGAGACCATTTACTTTTACTAGTTTAAGAGAAGAGAATTACCTCGAATTCATGATTAAAATTTACAATGAACATCAAGGAGTTACAAATGAACTAGGCAAAGTTAATGCGGGAGCTGAATTAATTCTTCAAGATGTCTGGGGAGCAATTCAATATAAAGGCCCCGGTGTTTTTATAGCGGGAGGAGCTGGAATCACACCTTTTATTTCCATATTCAGGGATTTACATAAAAAGAATCAGCTTAAAGGTAACCGACTTATCTATTCCAATAAAACATCCGAAGATGTCATTATGGAAGCGGAATTACAGGAAATGCTAAAAGATGATTTTGTAAAATTATATACCCGGGAAAATGTAATGGGGTTTATAGGGAAGAGAATTGATCGCAAATATCTTATTGAAAATATTTCCGATTTCAGTCAGCATTTTTACATCTGTGGACCTCCAGAATTTGTAAAAAGCATATCTGCACTTTTACTGGATTTTGGAGCCAAAGTTGATGCAATAGTATTCGAAAAATAA